The nucleotide window ataaattggtcaattttccgtgtgtaaatgcagccgacggctgggttcacactatgtatatttgaggctgtatttggtcctcatgtcaggtcctcatagcaaccaaaactaggagtggattgaaaacacagaaaggatctgttcacataatggtgaaattgagtggatggctgccatataacggtaaacaacttccattatttcaatacaacagccgttgttttaaaataacagcaaatatttgccattatatggcggccatccactcaattacaacattgtgtgaacagagcctttctgtgttttcaatccactccttgtttttgttgctatacaaaatatatatatagtgtgaacatagccttacacagatgCTCTACAGTGGTACttcagtttaagagtaacttagattgagTGTGCTTTAcaggaagagctcacagtttttcaaaattgtaacttgtacAATTTTGTACAAAATTGTAACATTGCTTTgtcttaagagctccctgtaatgggtgggaggaggagtgggggaggggcatgtctgcatagcggggtctacagccctgtactctgacccaggaagtctccctcaccttccaaatcatagcagatccacttcaggctggggcttacatcaggggacaggactgtggaggtaatctctgtaacccctctctccccagacagtgctgctatactgtgcccacatctgtcctgctcattccttcacgctccctgcagtctctgtccgcccttgtgcttcccatcctctccattatggggatctgcagctccatcctgtatctacaaactgctgcagtgttatcagggttaggcagttactatacattatataccacatgctgctatactgtacagtaacttatatatcacatatccagctgctgctgcttttataagggttatacagttactatacattatacaccacatgctgctatactgtacagtaacttatatatcacatatccagctgctgtgttatcagggttaggcagttactatacattatataccacatgctgctatactgtacagtaacatatcacatatccagctgctgctgcttttataagggttatacagttactatacattatacaccacatgctgctatactgtacagtaacatatctagctgccgtgttatcagggttatacagttactatacattatacaccacatgctgctatactgtacagtaacatatccagctgctgtgttatcagggttatacagttactatacattatacaccacatgctgctatactgtacagtaacttatatcacatatccagctgctgtgttatcagggttatacagttactatacattatacaccacatgctgctatactgtacagtaacatatccagctgctgtgttatcagggttatacagttactatacattatacaccacatgctgctatactgtacagtaacttatatatcacatatccagatcctgtgttatcagggttatacagttactatgcattatataccacatgctgcaatactgtacagtaatttataaatcacatatccagctgctgtgttatcagggttatacagttactatacattatataccacatgctgattgctatactgtacagtaacttatatatcacatatccagctgctgtgttatcagggttatacagttactatacattatacaccacatgctgctatactgtacagtaactcatatcacatatccagctgctgtgttattagggttatacagttactatacattatataccacatgctgattgctatactgtacagtaacttatatatcacatatccagctgctgtgttatcagggttatacagttactatacattatacaccacatgctgctatactgtacagtaacttatatatcacatatccagctgcagtgttatcagggttatacagttactatacattatataccacatgctgctatactgtacagtaacttatatatcacatatccagctgctgctgtgttatcagggttatacagttactatacattatacaccacatgctgctatactgtacagtaacttatatatcacatatccagctgcagtgttatcagggttatacagttactatacattatataccacatgctgattgctatactgtacagtaacttatatatcacatatccagctgctgtgttatcagggttatacagttactataccttatataccacatgctgctatactgtacagtaacttatatatcacatatccagctgctgctgtgttatcagggttatacagttactatacattatacaccacatgctgctatactgtacagtaacttatatatcacatatccagctgcagtgttttcagggttatgcagttactatacattatatacaccacatgcttttatattctacagtaacttatacatattcagctgtttctaaatctttgtttaacctgttattcagaataaaaattattatttttggagtggggaaccaattgtctgcatatcagtgatttcttaaggataaatttgctttggtttaagagtgtatttggattacaagcgcagtcctggaATTAtgttcataatccaaggcaccactgtatagcagAGGTCCACACCCTTTATACCTTGTGAACCAAATTAATCCTTGACTGAGGGTTGGAAGCCACATTTCAACTCAAAAATAATGATGGATACAAAATATTTAGTAACAAGAAATTATGAAATTGCAAAGGTTTGATGTTTAATAAGCTAATTCAATGAGAACTCAGACACTAGTGTTCTACTATACAAACTGGCACTGTTtggtggttaaaggggttctccagcattagaaatacatggccactttcctccagagacagcaccgctcgtcTAGGGGTGACACGCAGGGCCTTGAGGCCTCTAATCATTGGGGCGGGGAGAATGGCACCCAAagagttctattttggtctcatgtgACCACAATACATTATTCCGGTATTTCACAGGCTTCTCAAAATGTTGTTGAGCAAACTTTAAAAAGTGTTTGAGCATGCTTATTGTTCAGCAATGGAGGTGGCGAGAGTGCATACGGGCCGTGGAGGGTGGAGCGTATTATTTATCGCATCAGCTGATTACAGATCCGTCTGTTAGACCTCCACAGGTGCAACTTGGCTCTtggatctgctagattgccgctcgtttactgggcctattccacggcccgatgatcgttgagcgaggccTGCAAGGACATGTACttgcagcaccatacattacctgtccaggcttcttctccgcgcggtCTTTCTTCacaatggccggtcagctgacaggccacactcagccaatcactggcccggcagccccggcctgtgattggctgagcactccgtcagctgaccggccattctaacGATagagcgcaccgctattcaaccgtagtgatgcgcggtgggggaacaatgattttaggtctggccctaaatgaacgatgagCCGATGACGCGAtctttcaccgaacgataatcggccgaattgggcccgATCCagtcgattatcgttactgtggaatagggcccttagtcttatgGACTACCCTATCCTTTTTTTGCATGATTTCTTCCTCATCCACCTCACGAATATCCCACCTGAGACCTACCAACTCACCTAGTCAATGCCACCAAAGCCTCTATACCTGGGACACTCCCTCCTTATCTCCATAAGGTGGAGTATATCAACCATATTCCTAATGGAAACAGTTTGTGGACACTGATGAATGTCCTAATAACCCACTAACTCCCTTGAGCTCCATGTGCCCTTGTTATAGTACATTTTGTTATATAGGTATCCTATTGCTTATGCTAAAACATcacacagaattaaaaaaaacaaaaaaacattaacgtatcaaatatattttttccccactgtatctgTAGTGGTGTGTGTGCGCACATCACCTACCTGTAAAAGATGGCACCAAGATGCATtgtgggaagaagacaagatggcgggggccaGTGTGACAGCCAATGATCTGCTTGAAATcatgtcctggcatcatgtgtatGTTACAATGACACAAATTACCTAACTTACCATTATACACACCAAGTCCCTCTTTTATGGCAGGGGCCTTGTTAATGCTGAATATCATCCCGGCCACACAGCAAACATAGGGCCGGATATACTATGCGAGTGTTCACTTTCAACACGTGGCAAGTAGCTAAGTGTGACAGAGCAAGAACATTCCCTACACCTCATCCATCAAGTCACgggggtaaaaaaaacaaacaaacaagggtTTATTATGGCACAAACTATATAAATCGCATGGAAAAGACGAGTTGGAATGAtatgaggaacatgacaaagatcAATGTGTTGACTTGGCCTATAAAGATCTTGTTTGGATCGATTTGTGGGATTTGCTGGAGAAACAAGTCCTATCCATGGCAGAAACTGCACAATTCAAGTCATAAAATTAAAGTGCTAGAAGTTTTACTTTTACTACAGCTCTAAAATAAACAAATGCAGAATAGAGGTTTAAATATCATCTGaactgttcattgtttttctgaggATCCAAataagccttagggccctattccaccggacgattatcgttagcataatcgttaacgattaacgatctcaaacgaccgctattgcgaaagacctgaaaacattcactcatttccatggaacgataatagttacttatgatcgtaattgcgatagtttcttcttccgtatttcttcactattgcgttcgtatctattgcaaacgactgaacgatgtcttattcaatgcgaacgatttacgaatgttttgcgaacgagcaacgataaaaatagatccaggtcttataaagcgatcaacgatttctcgttcggtcgttaatcgttaactgcatttcaacccaacgattatcgtttagattcgaacgatttaacgataatctgaacgataatcgtccggtggaatagggcccttagggccctattccaccggacgattatcgttcagattatcgctaaatcgttcgaatctaaacgatcatcgttcggttgaatagcagttagcgattaacgaccgaacgagaaatcgttcatcgtttgaatagatttggacctatttttatcgttgctcgttcgcaaaacggtcgcaaatcgttcgcattgaataagacatcgttcggtcgttcgcaatagatccgaacgcaatagcgaataaatagcaaagaacaaacgatcgcaattacgatcataagtaacgattatcgttccatggaaatgagtgaacgttttcaggtctttcgtaatagcggtcgtttgaaatcgttaatcgttaacgactatgcaaatgataatcgtccggtggaatagggcccttagactttgtGAAATCATAGCCCAAGACACAAAAAACactgtgggagcatagcctaagacACACAGATTTTgccggaacatagcctaagacactGCTCCTGCTGTAAGCGGCAGGCCTTTAAAAAGCTCAGGTGGAAGTCGCAAAAAAGTGGTGGAGAATACATGACTTGTGACAGTCTAAAGAGGGTATAGTGGTTGGTTACTGTTGAACAGTTGCCCTCCATTTCACATAAAATTAAGAGCATTCCTTATGGGTCATTTGatgaatttatttaaaaaataaagatacaacgcaaaaaactaaattaaaatCACAGTATCAGGAAGTTAACACGTACATCTAACAAGAAATGCAACCGAACCGTGGACATGAGCAGCGGCTGGCGACGGGATGGAATTATATCTAACATTGGATAGAGAGGAATCACCCTCACGACCACTTGGCTGCTTAGTTATGTACAAGACGCAGAGGGTCAGAATTGCGTCCGGAGTCATGCAGGAACGGGGACAGGTAAGGATACAGCTTCTCGGTGAACGTGGCCCTGAACGCGTAGATAGCCGTCATGTCATCAGCGTTGTAGAAGGAAATCTGACCTCCCTCGTAATCAATGTAAACCCCAATTCTTTTCGGTTTGGAGTTAAGGACCAAGGTCTTGGAAGGAGACTCCAAAGCCTTGTAGGCGTTACCGTTCCTCAGCCAGATGGCCCAGTAACCGTTCTTGGGATTCAGCTTGATCTTACCCTTGCGGTTACTGGACTCGCTGGCCATACCAACATCCCAGGCAGTCTTGTCTCCCACTTCCACCTCCCAGTAATGGCGGCCAGAATCAAAGCCCTGAGAACCAAGCACCAGGATGCACTGACTGAAGCGTTTGGGATTGTCAGGGAGTGGGAGCTTAGCGTCTCCATATTTAACACTGGTCAAGCCATCAGACAGGATCAAGTTGGGGTGCGCAGTGGCGGGGTCTAACATCATAGGGGACAAATCTGAACAGGAATGAGGagcaatggaaagaaaaaaatattttagtttttaaaTACTGTGTGAAATGATGCAAAAGTCAACAACTATAAGGTTGCCTTCATCATGGCAGGACTACGGTCTAAGGAGTTCGTGCTGGAAAGTCTCTGCGTCATGCTTACATGTTCTCTTTGTGCTCGCCACACAACCAAGTATAGAACTTAGTCGTGCCTTATACTACGGTAACTGGGATGGGAAATAAAGTAAATGCAGAAATTATAAATATATGGTTTTCTGGGAAACTCTTAACAGGTTAGTAACGTCATAtgaatatacactgatcagccataacattaatatATTGTGTGGGTCTTCCTCGTTCTCTAACCCACTGAGGCCTGGATACCACAGGACCTCTGAAGGCAACCTGTGGTATCTGGCAAGTCATCTGCGGCAGATACTGTAATACATGAGGTGCGGCCTTCATGGACTTGTTTCTCCAGTTTATATCACAGATAATCACATTGAGACCTACGGAATCTGGAAACAGAGTCACCAGCTTTGCCATGTTCCTCATTCCATCTGCTCCCAATGAAAAAGCATTCAGGCATTGCACTTCCCATTATTAAGAAAAAAGTGATTTATTAGACCAGGACTCCTAGACCAGGACTCCTACCCCATGGTCAAGTTCTGATGCTTGTGTGTCCATTGTAGGCCCTTTGGTGGTCGAGAATGATTAACATGGCCACCAGTACACAACAAGCTGTGATGTCCTGTGCATTTTAACACCTTTGTAACACAGCCAGCACTAACTTTTCTGAACTTTGCCCTACAGTgcagaccctattacatggaaagattagtgtgaaaaatagttatatcgtttgaatttaagcaaCCGTCTTTCcgtgtgaatgcaggcaacgatcaaacatctaacgaaaatttgttcaggtgtcgttgatcgcatcttttgagctgaccataaaaccaTTGTTACTTGTTCACTAaactttcggtgtatgtacacaccATTTGTATACTAGAGTATACGAATAATTGTTTATGCGAGCGAAACTAATGACTATCATTCCGTGTcctatggtgaatgatttcaggttgctCGCGGAGAGCTGTCCTGAAGATCGTGAGATAGGAGATAGTGGCGCTTCAATTACGCGgggtggcggcagcagatcgttgcttggCCGTTTCTttatttcagcctgttgaaagacaacgatcatccgatgatcgacgtcttctattacacaaagcaaataCGTCCGATAATTGTTTCAAGTAATAGGGCCTTCAATTTTCTGTAGAATAAAACCATTCGGGCTAGCCCTTGCTCCTCACACACCTTAACACGCCCTGGCACCACAGGCAACTGTGACATGAAGGGTAGCATGCGGCAAGGACGTGCCAGCATTTCTTTGTATGTACATTGCTGCTAGTGGTCATTTAGCAAACTATGTTAAATaaaaccccaccccaccccttcaGATATCAGAAAAACCCTCTAAGCCAGTGATTCCCACCAGTGAGGCGCCACAGTTGTTGGTGAGACACAGCTGGGGAGGCAATTTTCAccaaagtgactatgatctgcagtGTCATTTTGCTGGATGCAACAATCACTAGTTTTGCAACATTATTAAGTTACTTTGTACTTGCCCTATTGGTATACAGATGaagggtagccctagcattatttttagcttttagaTGGAcatccaccacagatggtgaggcccaggcttgaccttggtctgtctggtgaggcccaagtATTGCTTTGGTCTTTTAGGTCAGGCTACAGTGGAAAGTTTGGAAGCGCTGATCTAGGACATGGACACATGCTTAACATCGGCATGAAGCACTATAGCACAAAAGTATTTatcctaaagacacaaaaaaaattgccagacacAATATTTTGCTCTACCAGTCACGATCTATGTGCTCTAACCACCACGCAGGTATTTTGTGCCTAATTACAACTCCCTAATGGTGGGTGACAAACTACAAAGAGAAAACCTATGTTGGACAGTACATAGATTTGGTGCCACTATACACATTCATACGAGGATTGCAGGGTGCTAGGAAATTTTTGGTTAaagtaattaaataaaaatttcaaaaaggtatatatatttatatccatAACCTTTAGAAGTCATTCCATAAGTAAACTTATGCTGTGGACACCCACACATCTGCAAACTCTGCTCCTGAAAGGTAATGTTATGGCTGAGCAGTGTGTACTCCAAGCATCGCTCTTTTAGTTTACCCCATCAAGAAAGGAGGCTGAGTGGCTGAAATCATTAACACTGAAGTCATTAACACTGAAGTCACTGCAATATACAAGTcaaatgacaaaaaaaacactgtactGGCAATACTGCTTCTACCTGTTCACTATAGGGCCCTGTCAGTCAGTACTTACATGGCTGAATGAAAGATTTCATCTGATTCCATACAGAGTACTGGATGGGACCCTTGAAGGTTCCCTGACACAGATCCTTGGAGAGAAGAGTGTTCCCGGAGACCATCACATCCTGCTGCTCATCCTGACACCTGAGCAATAAAGTATAAAGatcagcacacacctgtcacatgGCTCAGAAACAAAACGATTAACAATGTGAATGCTAGAAACTTACTTCTCAATGAACGACTTAATGCCCTGGAGGAAAGAGAAACAGAAAAAAGAATTGTTATAAGATAACAGGAGATTCATCCAAATATATGTGGTATTCCTAGCTTAGCAAGTTACATTCTTATTACAGGAAAGAGGATAACTTGCATATCACTAAGGTTATGACCAATGGGGTCCCTGCTGAACCGGAGAATGTTGTAAAATTGTAGCCCCGAATGAACACTGCAGGCCACATGTGCACAGtaaccactccattcattctctgtgggctTTCCAAACATAGACTAACAATGTGCTCAGCAAGTCCATAGGGAGTGAAATGGGCGGTGGCTGCGCAGGCATGGTCTGCTGTGTTCATTCAGGAATACAATTGAACACACTCAAGATGACAGATGGTCCACAAGTTACCCCCTATCTTGCAGGGTGTAGTTGAGTCCAAACGCTGGGACTTCCCTGCAATCTCAAGAACGGGACTCCTGAAGATCCCATCAGAGTACAGCAATGGTTGAATACagcacaatgaatggagcagctgcATAGACCCTACACAAGACTTCACAGGACTGTAGGCATCGGCACTTACAGTGAGGAAAGAGATGGAGTCCGTATCGTTCATCCTCTCGTTGGCCATAGTGATTGTCTCTTTAATGTTGTCCTGGTTCTCTTGCATCTTCACCATGTTGGCCTCCATCTCTTTCAGGAGGCTTTCTCCCTGTTCCTGAAGCTGATCCAGAAGTTTCTCTTCTCGTTCCTTCAAGAACGATCGCAGTTTATCAAACTCTGACACAATGTGCTCCCTGAACTCGGACACATTGTtctgaggaaaaagaaaaaaaataaataaaaaacactgtCTACTACACATGAAGGCCAAAGAACAGTGACAGTCTCACCTTGTGCTGCTCAACCTTCTCGCTCTGTTGGCTGGTCAGCTGTTCTGTCACCTTCAGGGCTtcttctaatggagccacaatgGCCGACAGCTCTGTCTGCAGAGACAACAATACTTGTAAGGGTTTTCACTACAGGTCCCAAACCTGGGAGTAGAGCTGAATTCATtgaacacagaacagcagagttTACACAAACctacttttaaaggagaagtccgatggaaatttttatttaagtattgtattgtccccaaaacgttctacaaatccccaatatacatttattacgggaaatgcacataaagtgcttttttccttgcacttacaactgcatcaaggcttcacttcctggataacatggtgatgtcacttcctggataacatggtgatgtcacgacccaacccggctgctggagaggatgatggcagggggacactgagcatccctctgccatcatcctctccagcaggcacagcccgcacagctctgggagttgcgttcggacatcaccatgttatccaggaagtgacatcaccatgttatccaggaacgaaaaaagcactttatgtgcatttcccgtaataagtgtatgttggtgatttgtataattttttgggggaaatacaatactttaataaaatttttcactggacttcccctttaatttgtgAACAGGGAAAGTGGAGCACAACCAGGTTGCTTTCCTGAAGTGTGATTACAGCTCTGCATGGGActatgggtccttttacacatacagataaagtGCTTAAACGATCGTTAAGCGAATAAGCAATTATTTTATCTTTGAAACAATAGGAGCTTAGAGAAAGATACATCGCTAAGAAAAGTGGTTGTCTTCCTGCACtatgattttgttacattattctTTGTACTACTGTACATGGAAAACTGTGGGTAGGGTGGGGGGCTTATTTGTTTGTGAGGGTAAAGTTTTGTTTTCGAAAAACcttcataaaaaagaaaaaaagatttaagaaaaaaaaacaaaaaaaacacaattttgaggtcagctcaaaacatgcaatcaacgacatacgatcAAATTTCCGTTCATCGTTTGATCGCCAcatttacaccaaaagattaagGCTTACATTCAAATGATCAGCCCACGTAAAAGGCCATTTATAATATAATGTGGACCAGAAAGTTCTGACAACTATGAACAAAGAGCATCTGCCAACTCTTTGCGTAGATGCTTTTATAGGAATACTGGAGGATCAGAGGGTGGTGTAAATCTTCTTATACTACAGGATGACAGAACTGCTGCTGACAGATTTAACACTACGTGATTGGTATATCTTGTATCGGTATAAAGTGAAAAATAACAGGGCAACCTATATAGTAGGACAACATCAAAACCTGTGGCTATGAGTTTAGAATAAGATTCCTC belongs to Dendropsophus ebraccatus isolate aDenEbr1 chromosome 9, aDenEbr1.pat, whole genome shotgun sequence and includes:
- the LOC138801607 gene encoding nuclear factor 7, brain-like isoform X2; translated protein: MSSAAQSDSELEKKEVPAAGEEADNNPEEPMDEDDEENEDGGDVEEDVVVQIGATYSCRRQDGTYHDAEVVKTRMNKQAGREEFFVHYVGLNRRQNEWVDKTRLVVPKTVKEEPAANSTDPETTEDGKAPLKRKNDDGGSPEAKKIKVDVENSPTTKSAVSSGDFAEELTCLLCSELFKDPVMVECGHNFCRNCIDKAWNGQESFTCPDCKEVITDKRYTTNRALANLVKKTVGTTAAPAKPTERPKPAENCPEHDERLKLYCKDDGTLSCVICRDSLKHASHNFLPILDAVGVYRTELSAIVAPLEEALKVTEQLTSQQSEKVEQHKNNVSEFREHIVSEFDKLRSFLKEREEKLLDQLQEQGESLLKEMEANMVKMQENQDNIKETITMANERMNDTDSISFLTGIKSFIEKCQDEQQDVMVSGNTLLSKDLCQGTFKGPIQYSVWNQMKSFIQPYLSPMMLDPATAHPNLILSDGLTSVKYGDAKLPLPDNPKRFSQCILVLGSQGFDSGRHYWEVEVGDKTAWDVGMASESSNRKGKIKLNPKNGYWAIWLRNGNAYKALESPSKTLVLNSKPKRIGVYIDYEGGQISFYNADDMTAIYAFRATFTEKLYPYLSPFLHDSGRNSDPLRLVHN